A part of Thermocrinis albus DSM 14484 genomic DNA contains:
- a CDS encoding ABC transporter ATP-binding protein yields MRAFLEVFKVSKSFGNYQVLKDVNLLVNRGEFVALVGHSGCGKSTLLSIVAGLLPPTSGSVILDGREVNAPGPDRAMVFQNYSLLPWLSVWDNVEVAVRSALPNLSEKELKDRVAYYLSLVGLYEHRYKKPPQLSGGMRQRVALARAFAVEPKLLLMDEPFGALDALTKAVIQEELLKIWEDKRLTCLMVTHDIEEAIYLSDRIVVMSNGPAATVFDILEVKLPRPRNRLEMVKTAEYAQLKEKLLYYLTNVLRKVA; encoded by the coding sequence ATGAGGGCCTTTCTTGAGGTTTTTAAGGTCAGTAAATCTTTCGGTAATTATCAGGTCTTGAAAGATGTAAACCTCCTTGTAAACAGGGGTGAGTTTGTGGCACTGGTGGGACACTCGGGATGTGGTAAGTCCACCCTCCTCTCTATAGTGGCCGGACTGTTACCCCCAACGTCAGGTAGTGTGATATTAGATGGAAGAGAGGTAAATGCTCCTGGTCCAGACAGAGCTATGGTATTTCAAAACTACAGCCTTTTACCGTGGCTGAGCGTCTGGGACAACGTAGAGGTAGCGGTGAGATCTGCCCTACCTAACCTCAGTGAGAAGGAGCTAAAGGATCGTGTGGCCTACTATTTGAGCTTGGTAGGTTTATACGAGCATCGTTACAAGAAACCACCTCAGTTGTCTGGGGGAATGCGTCAGAGGGTGGCGCTGGCGCGCGCCTTTGCAGTGGAACCTAAGCTCCTTCTCATGGATGAACCTTTCGGAGCTCTGGATGCCCTAACCAAAGCTGTTATACAGGAGGAGCTTCTGAAGATATGGGAAGACAAAAGACTCACCTGTCTTATGGTGACCCACGATATAGAAGAAGCCATATACCTCTCCGACAGGATAGTGGTTATGAGTAACGGTCCTGCGGCTACCGTCTTTGATATCCTGGAAGTTAAACTCCCGAGGCCAAGGAACAGGCTGGAAATGGTGAAAACGGCTGAGTATGCACAGCTCAAAGAGAAATTGCTGTATTACCTGACTAACGTACTGAGGAAAGTGGCATGA
- the ntrB gene encoding nitrate ABC transporter permease — protein sequence METGRVKLSTGWSGKPMFRVVFDGLQKAFLYVLGVFTFLILWWFLSHFVVRDLPGPFTTLQTLYHLLRDPFYDNGPNDKGIGWQLLYSLKRVFLGFLIGSSVAVPLGLFLGMWNKLQTMFNPIIQTLRPVSPLAWFPIGLAIFQASHQAAVFTIAITSLWPTLINTAYGASSVPEDYRNVAKVFGFSRWTYLRYVVLPYTLPFILTGLKISMGIAWMVIVAAEMLAGGTGIGFYIWDSWNALDLRKVISALLIIGIVGLVLDSVFGKLQRRFQA from the coding sequence ATGGAAACAGGAAGGGTAAAACTGAGCACTGGGTGGAGTGGAAAGCCTATGTTTAGAGTTGTTTTCGATGGTTTACAGAAGGCGTTCCTCTACGTGCTGGGCGTGTTTACCTTCCTTATCCTGTGGTGGTTCCTGTCGCACTTCGTGGTCAGGGACCTCCCAGGACCTTTTACCACCCTGCAGACCCTTTATCACCTTTTAAGGGATCCCTTTTACGACAACGGACCCAACGATAAGGGCATAGGGTGGCAACTTCTTTACTCCCTCAAGAGGGTGTTCTTGGGTTTTCTTATAGGAAGTTCGGTGGCGGTGCCTCTTGGATTGTTCTTAGGTATGTGGAACAAGCTACAGACCATGTTCAACCCCATCATACAGACCCTTAGGCCTGTGTCACCCCTCGCTTGGTTTCCCATAGGACTCGCCATCTTCCAAGCATCGCACCAGGCGGCTGTGTTTACCATAGCTATCACCTCCCTTTGGCCTACGCTGATAAACACTGCCTACGGCGCATCCTCTGTACCAGAAGACTACAGGAACGTGGCGAAGGTCTTTGGTTTCTCCAGGTGGACTTACCTGAGATACGTAGTGTTACCTTATACCTTACCCTTCATACTGACAGGTCTAAAGATAAGTATGGGTATAGCTTGGATGGTTATAGTAGCTGCCGAAATGTTGGCTGGGGGGACGGGGATAGGTTTTTACATCTGGGATTCGTGGAACGCCCTTGACCTAAGGAAGGTTATATCAGCTCTACTGATCATAGGAATCGTTGGCCTTGTACTGGACAGTGTGTTCGGTAAACTTCAAAGGAGGTTTCAGGCATGA
- a CDS encoding CmpA/NrtA family ABC transporter substrate-binding protein gives MPSRREVLKGFLAGTAASLLGPYISRGATKIRIGFIPLTDCAPVVVAQELGFFKKYGVDVEVSKEASWPNVRDKLLNGELKASHTLFSLPLSVYMGISGPKGKIIPIPMTLSFNGQGITLSNKFKGKVGFRELDKVKAAIEEIKAKEGECTFAMTFPGGTHDIWLRYWLGACGVNPNRDVRVIPNPPPQMVANMKVGRMDGYCVGEPWNAVGVLEGVGFTHIASQDIWKHHPEKVLAFNWEFMRQNPEEVKAIMKAVLEAARWCDDMGNRKELAKILSQQKYVNAPVSAIESRLMGVYDLGIGKHVYKDDYMLFFKNGEVPFPRKSHAIFFLAQFRRWGMVKEPINYKAVADAIVMQDFYVKVAQEMGIPVPKDDMKPLKGFIDGVVFDPNDPEGSIKKYKVREV, from the coding sequence ATGCCGAGCAGAAGAGAAGTGTTGAAAGGCTTCTTAGCCGGAACTGCTGCTTCCCTATTAGGTCCTTACATATCCCGTGGTGCTACCAAGATAAGGATAGGGTTTATACCTCTCACGGACTGTGCTCCGGTAGTCGTGGCACAGGAACTGGGGTTCTTTAAAAAGTACGGTGTGGATGTTGAGGTTTCTAAGGAGGCCAGTTGGCCCAACGTGAGGGATAAGTTGCTTAATGGGGAACTGAAAGCTTCTCATACTCTCTTTTCACTACCCCTCTCCGTTTACATGGGTATATCAGGCCCGAAGGGCAAGATAATACCGATCCCCATGACGCTAAGCTTCAACGGCCAAGGTATAACTCTTTCCAACAAGTTTAAGGGAAAGGTAGGTTTCAGGGAACTGGACAAAGTGAAGGCCGCAATAGAGGAGATAAAGGCAAAGGAAGGAGAATGCACTTTCGCCATGACCTTCCCGGGAGGAACTCACGATATATGGCTAAGGTATTGGTTAGGAGCGTGTGGTGTAAATCCCAACAGAGATGTGAGGGTGATCCCAAACCCACCTCCCCAGATGGTAGCCAACATGAAGGTGGGTAGGATGGACGGCTATTGTGTAGGAGAACCGTGGAACGCTGTGGGGGTGTTGGAAGGCGTGGGCTTCACCCATATAGCTTCTCAGGATATATGGAAACATCATCCTGAGAAGGTACTTGCCTTTAACTGGGAGTTTATGCGCCAAAATCCAGAAGAGGTAAAGGCCATAATGAAGGCTGTACTGGAAGCTGCCAGATGGTGTGACGATATGGGGAACCGCAAGGAGTTGGCAAAGATATTGAGTCAGCAGAAGTACGTCAACGCACCTGTCTCTGCCATAGAGAGCAGACTTATGGGCGTTTACGATCTGGGTATAGGTAAGCATGTCTACAAGGATGATTACATGCTTTTCTTCAAAAACGGTGAGGTACCCTTTCCGAGGAAATCCCACGCCATTTTCTTCTTAGCCCAGTTCAGGAGATGGGGAATGGTGAAGGAACCTATCAACTACAAAGCTGTTGCAGATGCTATAGTGATGCAGGACTTTTACGTAAAGGTAGCACAGGAGATGGGTATACCTGTTCCAAAAGACGATATGAAACCGCTTAAGGGTTTCATAGATGGTGTGGTGTTTGACCCCAATGATCCTGAGGGTTCCATCAAAAAGTACAAGGTAAGGGAGGTGTGA
- a CDS encoding cyanate hydratase: protein MLFYGYTQAEAARGPALADVAHEKFGDGIMSAIDMKVDLQKVEEDGQERMLLTINGKWLRYRKF from the coding sequence ATGTTGTTTTACGGTTATACACAAGCCGAAGCAGCTCGTGGACCTGCCCTTGCCGATGTAGCTCACGAGAAGTTTGGTGACGGCATCATGAGTGCCATAGATATGAAGGTGGATCTTCAGAAGGTGGAAGAGGACGGACAAGAGCGCATGCTCCTTACCATAAACGGCAAATGGCTTAGGTATAGAAAATTCTGA
- a CDS encoding P-II family nitrogen regulator: MKMIKAVIRPELLYEVMEALEKEGFTGITVIDVVGRGREGGLQVGEKRWPEVAKVLLMVAVEDDKVQQVVSLISRHAHTGMVGDGKIFVCPLEEVWTIRTKSREVRL; this comes from the coding sequence ATGAAGATGATAAAGGCTGTCATAAGGCCAGAGCTGCTTTATGAGGTTATGGAGGCTTTAGAAAAAGAGGGCTTCACAGGGATAACAGTTATAGACGTGGTAGGGAGGGGTAGGGAGGGTGGGTTACAGGTAGGAGAAAAAAGGTGGCCCGAGGTGGCAAAAGTGCTTCTCATGGTAGCGGTGGAGGACGATAAGGTACAGCAGGTGGTGAGTTTGATAAGCAGACATGCCCATACAGGGATGGTGGGGGATGGGAAGATCTTCGTGTGTCCTCTGGAAGAAGTGTGGACTATAAGAACCAAGAGTAGGGAGGTAAGATTATGA
- a CDS encoding P-II family nitrogen regulator codes for MKELLIIVRREKAGDVKNTLSSMGLSYVSKTVKGRGKEGGVGYKTKKGLLVSLLPKTLIITWVEDTLYQEVIEKVVESAHTGYYGDGKIFVVRGLS; via the coding sequence ATGAAGGAGCTTCTTATTATTGTTAGAAGGGAAAAAGCTGGGGATGTTAAAAACACTCTGTCAAGTATGGGACTTAGCTACGTATCAAAAACGGTGAAAGGAAGAGGGAAGGAGGGAGGGGTAGGATACAAAACAAAAAAGGGACTGCTCGTATCTTTACTTCCCAAAACGCTGATCATAACATGGGTTGAGGACACCCTGTACCAAGAGGTGATTGAGAAGGTCGTTGAATCTGCTCATACGGGGTACTACGGTGATGGGAAGATCTTCGTGGTGAGGGGTTTGTCATGA
- a CDS encoding globin domain-containing protein yields MDEQVKLRIKRSIPFLSSSGEELTSRMYEILFEENPELRNMFEGDNSKKLAGALLAVAHNLERLDVLETSFKKIALSHVRAGVKPEHYEKVWKALYKAMVEFGVEDEIIEAWKEVYHLLADNLIKREEKLYACLNQ; encoded by the coding sequence ATGGATGAACAAGTGAAGTTAAGGATCAAGAGGAGTATACCTTTTCTTTCGTCTTCTGGTGAGGAACTAACATCCAGGATGTATGAGATCCTCTTTGAGGAAAATCCTGAACTTAGAAACATGTTTGAAGGTGACAATTCAAAAAAGCTTGCAGGTGCACTTCTTGCGGTCGCTCATAACTTAGAAAGACTTGATGTATTAGAAACTTCCTTTAAGAAGATAGCACTATCTCATGTGAGGGCTGGTGTAAAACCTGAACATTACGAAAAAGTTTGGAAGGCTCTCTATAAAGCTATGGTTGAATTTGGAGTGGAAGATGAAATCATAGAAGCGTGGAAAGAAGTTTACCACCTTCTCGCCGATAATCTCATTAAAAGGGAAGAAAAGCTTTATGCCTGTTTGAACCAATAA
- a CDS encoding FAD-dependent oxidoreductase, translating into MRVAVIGGGIAGSAMVEELLRLDPDTEIHLFCGEGVLPYNRVQLADVLSGKKLFTQLVLHSWQYYEEKGVRLHFQKVDRLYPHRRLLITERGDVYSYDRAVIATGSVPLLPPIKKTHLKGVFVLRTIKDVYGMLDMLPLSRRVVVIGGGLLGVESARAIRDSGVDVFLIHIMDTLMEQWIDRQCSQLVKNKLERLGIKVLLSKRVEELLGEKRVEGVRFSDGDTLEADMVLLATGIRANTDLAVRSGLKVERGILVDDYLETSSQYVYAVGECAQHRGKIYGIVAPILEQVKVCAKNIIYGNVERYEGSPSYTILKVPEIRLVSGGRVHEEEGDEVFVYMDNDNYRKVVLREGKLEGFVLLGNFSGLSQLLDVMKKGVNAKHLFPNILLSDILRPSTTEDLVGKTVCNCNAVSYEDILNAIKLGAKSLEDIQRMTRASTSCGSCIPLVENILQQHVKIQRKVNRVEEYKRERHPFSVNLRKRLEEWAEEGDWQKVPEEDREYGLKWYGVFYRKATPGYFMVRIRITNGVLTAQQAKVIAHLAKKFGRNEVDITSRQQIQLRWIELRYLPEVLAALETVGLTTLQTGMDNVRNITGDPLSGLHEENVIDTVFITRRMTEIFLGKIQYANLPRKFNVGVLGSIRDMINCKFNDLCFYLAKKNGKYGFNVYAGGKMGSGGPNEAWNLDIFVEPYDAIWILKAVIEIYNDLGNREDRSKNRLHFLIRELGVEGFRAELEKRMVKKLPAAGEDMVRWCGEREGLIRLRNGLYAVPLIVPAGIFTGDALQRAAWLAQKYGSGELRLSTYQRLFIVNVPQENLNQLLSDPLLDKYPISTSPFFTGLIACQGSRTCAFGVIENKPDALRLADYLSRKYNTSIPIRMHWSGCAKGCGLHGAGDIGFVGTKMKVDGEVKLAVDVFLRGKKIDTVPLDSLEAYVEKLFVDNFLQEVKDEGSGHPACQS; encoded by the coding sequence ATGAGAGTGGCTGTGATAGGAGGAGGAATCGCCGGCAGTGCTATGGTGGAGGAGCTCCTCCGTCTTGATCCAGATACAGAAATACATCTCTTCTGTGGGGAAGGAGTTCTACCTTACAACAGGGTGCAGTTGGCGGATGTGCTTTCTGGAAAGAAACTCTTTACCCAGCTTGTGTTACACAGCTGGCAGTACTATGAAGAAAAAGGTGTGCGCTTACACTTTCAAAAGGTGGACAGGTTATATCCCCACAGGAGGTTGCTGATCACCGAGAGGGGAGACGTTTACTCCTATGACAGAGCTGTTATAGCCACGGGTAGCGTGCCACTCCTTCCTCCCATCAAAAAAACACACCTGAAGGGTGTTTTTGTTCTGCGAACAATAAAGGACGTGTACGGTATGCTGGATATGCTACCCCTGTCCCGTAGAGTTGTTGTGATAGGTGGAGGGCTGCTGGGAGTGGAGAGTGCCAGAGCAATCAGGGACTCAGGTGTTGATGTGTTTCTGATCCACATTATGGACACCCTCATGGAGCAATGGATAGATAGGCAATGTAGCCAGCTGGTAAAAAATAAGCTGGAACGTCTAGGTATAAAAGTACTCCTTTCAAAAAGAGTGGAGGAACTGTTGGGAGAAAAAAGAGTTGAAGGTGTGCGCTTCTCCGATGGAGATACTTTAGAGGCGGATATGGTCTTACTGGCTACAGGGATAAGAGCCAACACGGATCTTGCGGTAAGATCAGGATTGAAGGTAGAAAGAGGAATCTTGGTGGACGACTATCTGGAAACATCGTCACAGTATGTATATGCTGTGGGAGAGTGTGCCCAGCACAGGGGCAAGATTTATGGTATCGTAGCTCCTATCTTAGAACAGGTAAAGGTGTGTGCTAAGAACATCATCTACGGGAACGTGGAGAGATACGAAGGATCACCCTCTTACACTATTCTCAAAGTTCCTGAGATCCGTCTTGTATCGGGAGGACGCGTACATGAGGAGGAGGGGGATGAGGTGTTCGTGTATATGGATAACGATAACTACAGGAAGGTGGTGCTGAGGGAAGGTAAGCTGGAGGGCTTCGTACTTCTAGGAAACTTCTCAGGCTTATCCCAACTTCTTGATGTCATGAAGAAAGGTGTCAACGCCAAACACCTCTTTCCCAACATTCTCCTGTCGGATATACTCCGTCCATCTACCACGGAAGATCTAGTGGGAAAGACGGTGTGCAACTGTAACGCCGTCAGCTACGAAGATATTCTCAATGCCATAAAGTTGGGAGCCAAGTCTCTGGAAGATATACAGAGGATGACGCGCGCATCCACATCCTGTGGGAGCTGTATCCCTTTGGTGGAGAACATATTGCAGCAGCATGTAAAGATTCAAAGAAAGGTGAACCGTGTTGAAGAGTACAAGAGAGAACGTCACCCCTTCTCGGTAAACCTCAGAAAAAGGCTGGAGGAATGGGCAGAGGAAGGGGATTGGCAAAAGGTACCTGAGGAAGACAGGGAGTACGGGTTGAAATGGTACGGAGTTTTTTACAGAAAGGCAACGCCTGGTTATTTCATGGTAAGGATCAGGATAACCAACGGTGTGCTTACAGCCCAACAAGCGAAGGTGATAGCTCATCTTGCCAAGAAGTTTGGGAGAAACGAAGTAGATATAACTTCTAGACAGCAGATACAGCTTCGTTGGATAGAACTAAGATACCTTCCGGAGGTTTTAGCAGCGCTGGAAACGGTAGGACTAACCACCCTTCAAACAGGAATGGATAATGTAAGAAACATCACCGGGGATCCCCTCTCAGGACTACATGAGGAGAATGTTATTGACACAGTATTCATAACCAGAAGAATGACGGAGATATTTTTAGGTAAAATTCAGTACGCTAATCTTCCGAGAAAGTTCAACGTAGGTGTTCTTGGCTCTATTCGTGATATGATAAACTGTAAATTCAATGACCTTTGTTTTTATCTTGCAAAAAAGAATGGCAAATATGGCTTCAATGTGTATGCCGGTGGTAAAATGGGTTCCGGTGGACCAAATGAGGCATGGAATTTAGACATATTCGTAGAACCTTACGACGCTATATGGATCTTAAAAGCAGTTATCGAAATATACAATGATCTCGGAAACAGAGAAGACAGGAGTAAAAACAGGCTACATTTCCTCATAAGAGAACTGGGAGTTGAGGGGTTCAGAGCAGAGTTGGAAAAAAGAATGGTAAAGAAGTTACCTGCTGCAGGTGAAGATATGGTAAGATGGTGCGGTGAGCGTGAAGGACTTATAAGGTTAAGAAACGGTCTATACGCTGTGCCCCTCATAGTACCTGCGGGTATATTCACCGGCGACGCACTACAGAGAGCTGCGTGGCTGGCACAGAAGTACGGTAGTGGGGAGCTACGACTGTCTACGTATCAGCGCCTCTTTATAGTGAACGTTCCCCAAGAGAATCTAAATCAGCTCCTCAGTGACCCGTTGTTGGACAAGTATCCTATATCTACGTCTCCCTTCTTCACTGGTCTCATAGCGTGTCAGGGAAGCAGGACATGTGCCTTTGGCGTAATAGAAAATAAACCAGACGCCTTGAGACTTGCTGATTATCTTAGCAGAAAATACAATACCAGTATCCCTATCAGGATGCATTGGTCCGGTTGTGCCAAGGGTTGTGGTCTCCATGGTGCAGGAGACATAGGCTTTGTGGGTACAAAGATGAAAGTAGATGGTGAGGTAAAGCTGGCTGTGGACGTCTTCTTAAGAGGTAAGAAGATAGACACGGTACCTTTGGATTCTTTAGAAGCATATGTGGAAAAACTTTTTGTGGATAACTTCCTGCAGGAGGTGAAGGATGAAGGTTCTGGCCATCCGGCATGTCAGAGCTGA
- a CDS encoding GMP synthase: MKVLAIRHVRAEHLGLLEKVLKNMSMQIFYVDTAEGQRVQGDLSEYSMVVVLGGYMGAYEEDLYPFLSYEMRLMERALKEDVPLLGICLGSQMLAKVLGGKVYKGDRGKEIGWYRVHKVGHHPYFQHFPQEMVVFQWHGDTFDLPEGAHLIYSSDLYPHQAFVYGRAVGLQFHLEVDIPMVREWVSLYKDELVQEGVDASSLIQVDEEIIKTNTYLAESLIRELLGVPHGGCNGSG, translated from the coding sequence ATGAAGGTTCTGGCCATCCGGCATGTCAGAGCTGAACACCTGGGACTTCTGGAGAAGGTACTGAAGAATATGAGTATGCAGATATTTTACGTGGACACTGCTGAGGGACAGCGGGTACAAGGTGATCTCTCTGAGTACAGTATGGTGGTGGTGTTGGGAGGATACATGGGCGCTTACGAGGAGGATCTGTATCCCTTTCTTTCTTATGAGATGAGACTCATGGAGAGAGCTCTGAAGGAGGATGTGCCGTTATTGGGCATATGTTTGGGAAGTCAGATGCTGGCAAAAGTGTTGGGAGGGAAGGTGTACAAAGGAGATAGGGGCAAGGAGATAGGATGGTACAGAGTGCACAAAGTGGGACATCATCCCTACTTCCAACACTTTCCTCAAGAAATGGTAGTTTTTCAGTGGCACGGTGATACCTTTGATTTACCTGAGGGTGCTCACCTTATCTACTCGTCAGATCTATACCCACACCAGGCCTTTGTGTACGGTAGAGCAGTGGGTTTGCAGTTCCACTTGGAAGTGGACATTCCTATGGTGAGGGAGTGGGTGAGTTTGTACAAAGATGAACTTGTTCAGGAAGGTGTAGATGCATCATCCCTCATACAGGTGGACGAAGAGATAATAAAGACCAACACCTATCTGGCTGAAAGTCTCATAAGGGAGCTTTTAGGTGTTCCACACGGAGGTTGTAACGGGTCAGGATAA
- a CDS encoding tRNA (5-methylaminomethyl-2-thiouridine)(34)-methyltransferase MnmD: MILTADGTFTVFHPLYGEPYHSVTAGALTECLEKFLYPSGILQRAKEKREIRILDIGFGLGYNVAVAIKHLRDENRHLQIYVLSFEKELMENPPLLPEPYGYYQRLLWENLPAFEKEGISFKLLLGDARKKITEVSSFEAHVVFHDAFSPLKNPELWTLQFLLQVKRLMDIEGVWISYTSSLAVRKSLWLLGFNLQTTASVGRRRGGTKAGLSIPTLLSPQEMHKLLHSPFSVPLEDHTLEDDPSLILTRYNLRVEHLKAPL; this comes from the coding sequence ATGATCCTCACCGCTGATGGTACTTTCACCGTTTTTCATCCCCTTTATGGAGAACCCTATCACAGTGTAACGGCTGGTGCCCTCACGGAATGTCTTGAAAAGTTTCTCTACCCTTCGGGAATCTTGCAACGGGCGAAGGAGAAGAGGGAGATCAGGATCCTGGATATAGGTTTTGGACTAGGTTACAACGTGGCGGTAGCCATAAAGCATCTGAGAGATGAAAACAGACATCTTCAGATATATGTTCTTTCCTTTGAAAAAGAACTGATGGAAAATCCTCCCCTTTTGCCAGAACCATACGGGTACTATCAGCGCCTCCTGTGGGAAAACCTACCTGCTTTTGAAAAAGAAGGAATATCCTTCAAACTTCTTTTGGGAGACGCCAGGAAGAAGATAACGGAGGTGAGTTCCTTTGAAGCTCATGTGGTTTTTCACGACGCTTTCTCTCCTCTGAAAAACCCTGAACTGTGGACTTTACAGTTTCTGCTGCAGGTAAAAAGGCTTATGGATATAGAGGGTGTGTGGATATCCTATACGTCTTCTCTCGCAGTGAGGAAGAGTCTGTGGCTTTTAGGCTTTAACCTTCAGACGACGGCCAGTGTGGGTAGAAGGAGGGGAGGTACCAAAGCGGGACTAAGCATACCTACGCTACTCTCTCCTCAGGAGATGCACAAGCTACTTCACTCTCCTTTCTCTGTACCTCTGGAAGATCATACCCTTGAAGATGATCCTTCCCTTATCCTGACCCGTTACAACCTCCGTGTGGAACACCTAAAAGCTCCCTTATGA
- a CDS encoding ArsA family ATPase: MLLRKVVLFGGKGGTGKSTLACAVALRLSSLGKTLLVSLDPAHSISGILGIEPAPHLREVHEDLWVLELDAKREAEEYTQRVLRLMEELVAPQVIKALKKMAGYIASSPTALETASMHKLAQLLPHYSYVVLDFAPTGQLLRWVSSLTYLDEWFRFILTLASEKERVDRFMGRKADLVNALEERKKEVAFLLETLKSRGVLFAVANRDPLSLQEAETLLKEVQFLPVYVVINKVEGEVLRESLTVPYVEAPYGLEGLGKVSVEDILRIVAV; the protein is encoded by the coding sequence GTGCTGCTAAGAAAAGTTGTTCTCTTTGGAGGAAAGGGGGGTACCGGTAAGAGTACTCTCGCCTGCGCGGTAGCCCTAAGGTTATCTTCCTTAGGAAAAACCCTTTTGGTTTCTTTAGATCCGGCCCACTCCATAAGTGGTATATTGGGAATTGAACCAGCACCCCATCTTAGGGAAGTACATGAGGATCTGTGGGTTCTGGAGCTGGACGCCAAAAGGGAAGCTGAGGAGTATACCCAAAGGGTTTTGAGATTAATGGAGGAGCTGGTAGCTCCACAGGTGATAAAGGCTCTTAAAAAAATGGCCGGTTACATAGCTTCCTCTCCGACAGCTTTGGAAACGGCCAGTATGCATAAGTTGGCTCAGCTTCTCCCCCATTACTCCTACGTGGTTTTGGACTTTGCTCCTACAGGGCAGCTGCTGAGGTGGGTAAGCAGTCTCACATATCTTGACGAGTGGTTTAGGTTTATCCTCACACTGGCATCGGAGAAGGAGAGGGTGGACAGGTTTATGGGAAGAAAAGCTGACCTTGTCAACGCTTTGGAAGAGAGGAAAAAGGAGGTGGCCTTCCTACTTGAAACCCTCAAGAGTAGGGGTGTTCTCTTTGCAGTGGCCAACAGAGATCCCCTCTCCCTTCAGGAGGCTGAGACACTCCTCAAAGAGGTCCAGTTTCTTCCTGTATATGTAGTGATAAACAAAGTGGAGGGTGAGGTTCTCAGAGAGAGTCTTACGGTACCCTACGTGGAGGCTCCTTACGGTTTGGAGGGATTGGGTAAAGTGAGTGTGGAGGATATCCTAAGGATAGTGGCGGTATGA
- a CDS encoding cory-CC-star protein, with translation MKDLVHQFILLHFKKPVEASYRHLGDALLLTVFMEYFGLDNPLGVYALDLYPLLVEEFHLWHRSLGMEKSPFSFIPCC, from the coding sequence GTGAAGGATTTAGTTCATCAGTTTATACTGCTACATTTTAAGAAACCTGTGGAGGCGTCCTACCGCCATTTGGGGGACGCTCTCCTCCTTACTGTCTTTATGGAGTACTTTGGTTTAGATAACCCCCTTGGTGTGTACGCTTTAGATCTCTATCCTCTCCTGGTGGAGGAGTTTCACCTCTGGCACAGGTCCTTAGGTATGGAAAAATCTCCTTTCAGTTTCATACCGTGCTGCTAA
- a CDS encoding c-type cytochrome, with the protein MKKAMLVMLAGAVSFVMANEQLARQKGCFACHDVNTKKVGPAFKDIAKKYAGKPDAEAHLVTKIQKGGAGVWGSVPMPPQNVTDQEAKQLVKWILSLK; encoded by the coding sequence ATGAAGAAAGCGATGTTGGTGATGCTGGCAGGAGCCGTAAGCTTTGTCATGGCCAACGAGCAGCTGGCCAGACAGAAAGGTTGCTTTGCCTGTCACGACGTGAACACCAAGAAGGTGGGACCTGCCTTCAAGGATATAGCTAAAAAGTACGCCGGGAAACCCGATGCGGAAGCCCATCTGGTAACTAAGATCCAAAAGGGTGGTGCAGGTGTGTGGGGATCCGTACCTATGCCCCCTCAGAACGTGACGGATCAGGAAGCAAAACAGCTGGTTAAGTGGATTCTCTCCCTCAAGTGA
- the murI gene encoding glutamate racemase, with protein sequence MKIGVFDSGIGGLTVLKAIRERYPKVDLLYLGDTARVPYGSKSKETVQRYSIECAEFLLGHDVDLVVVACNTASAYALDLLRERLPVEVFGVIEPGVEEALRVCTSGKVGVIGTRGTISSGAYQNLLQKKGVKVLAKACPLFVPLVEEGMVRGPVAELLVEHYLKDLKESGIDTLILGCTHYPLLKDVIQAYMDGTVIVDSAHATARWIERYVKDEGNSSLSLYFTDDSPIIPNMIRLILGEDHPYEVISTLCRL encoded by the coding sequence ATGAAAATAGGTGTCTTTGATTCAGGTATAGGTGGTCTTACCGTACTGAAGGCCATAAGGGAAAGATACCCTAAGGTGGATCTTCTTTATCTGGGAGACACCGCCCGTGTGCCTTATGGAAGTAAATCTAAGGAGACGGTACAACGGTACAGTATAGAGTGTGCTGAGTTTTTGTTGGGACATGATGTGGATCTTGTGGTGGTGGCCTGTAACACTGCCAGTGCTTATGCTTTGGATCTCCTGAGGGAAAGATTACCTGTGGAAGTGTTCGGCGTTATAGAGCCGGGTGTAGAGGAGGCTCTCAGGGTATGTACATCGGGCAAGGTGGGGGTGATAGGAACACGAGGAACTATATCCAGTGGTGCTTACCAGAACCTTCTCCAAAAAAAGGGTGTTAAGGTGTTAGCTAAGGCTTGTCCCCTCTTTGTACCACTGGTGGAGGAAGGGATGGTAAGAGGGCCGGTGGCAGAACTTCTTGTGGAGCATTATCTGAAGGATCTTAAAGAGTCTGGAATAGACACCCTCATATTGGGATGCACCCACTACCCTCTTTTGAAGGATGTAATACAGGCTTATATGGATGGTACCGTTATAGTGGATTCAGCTCACGCAACCGCCAGATGGATAGAACGTTACGTGAAGGATGAGGGAAACTCTTCCCTAAGCCTATACTTTACCGATGACTCCCCCATCATACCCAACATGATAAGACTCATACTGGGAGAAGATCATCCCTACGAAGTGATATCTACTCTCTGTAGACTCTGA